A genomic segment from Diceros bicornis minor isolate mBicDic1 chromosome 5, mDicBic1.mat.cur, whole genome shotgun sequence encodes:
- the RAB2B gene encoding ras-related protein Rab-2B: MTYAYLFKYIIIGDTGVGKSCLLLQFTDKRFQPVHDLTIGVEFGARMVNIDGKQIKLQIWDTAGQESFRSITRSYYRGAAGALLVYDITRRETFNHLTSWLEDARQHSSSNMVIMLIGNKSDLESRRDVKREEGEAFAREHGLIFMETSAKTACNVEEAFINTAKEIYRKIQQGLFDVHNEANGIKIGPQQCISTSVGPSASQRNSRDVGSNSGCC; the protein is encoded by the exons ATGACTTATGCTTATCTCTTCAAGTACATCATCATCGGGGACACAG GCGTGGGGAAGTCATGTCTCCTCCTGCAGTTTACAGACAAGCGGTTCCAGCCTGTCCACGACCTCACAATAG GTGTGGAGTTTGGGGCCCGTATGGTCAACATTGATGGAAAACAAATCAAACTGCAAATCTGGGATACG GCTGGGCAAGAGTCCTTCCGTTCTATCACCCGTTCCTACTACAGAGGAGCAGCCGGAGCCCTGCTGGTGTACGACATTACAAG GCGTGAAACCTTCAACCACCTGACCTCATGGTTAGAGGATGCCCGGCAGCACTCCAGCTCCAACATGGTTATCATGCTGATTGGGAATAAGag TGACTTAGAGTCCCGAAGGGATGTgaagagagaagaaggagaggCCTTTGCTCGGGAGCATGGACTTATATTCATGGAAACTTCAGCTAAAACAGCCTGCAATGTTGAAGAG gcCTTCATTAACACAGCCAAAGAAATATATAGGAAGATCCAGCAGGGTTTATTTGATGTCCACAATGAG GCAAACGGCATCAAGATTGGTCCCCAACAGTGTATTTCAACATCAGTGGGACCCAGCGCCTCCCAGCGGAACTCTCGTGACGTAGGGTCCAACTCTGGCTGCTGCTGA